The following proteins come from a genomic window of Helicobacter canadensis MIT 98-5491:
- a CDS encoding flagellar biosynthesis anti-sigma factor FlgM produces MISQLMSNSAFSSAINQANNKNTSQINHAKNEQIEDKQKVSSQKTSSSRVEEIKNAIKNGSYQIDLKGSAEKLAQELLR; encoded by the coding sequence ATGATTAGTCAATTAATGAGTAATTCTGCTTTTTCAAGTGCAATTAATCAAGCAAATAACAAAAATACATCGCAGATTAATCACGCTAAAAATGAGCAGATAGAAGACAAACAAAAAGTCTCTTCACAAAAAACCTCTTCTTCAAGAGTAGAAGAAATCAAAAATGCCATCAAAAATGGTAGCTATCAAATTGATCTAAAGGGGAGTGCAGAAAAATTGGCACAAGAATTGCTTAGATAG
- a CDS encoding TIGR02757 family protein, with translation MIKIPKNPSKKFVYHLLEEQYEAFNHYHSITTDLPDPLGVARQFMSDKVALFCALFAYGNARAIVRFLESCNLYFLDQASYKSHHNLHLNEIPYCTNKPYRFQNQDEIQDFFESLLMSGDLYEIFYRAYKKDSLLKGIEALQNYLYSNLKKTTKSLEFLIGKSQSNSPLKRWNMFLRWMVRKDCVDLGLWEGIKRSDLILPLDTHTFRVSQRLGILKRKSYDLKAALEVSEFLKKLDLNDPIKYDFALYRIGQLGLI, from the coding sequence TTGATAAAGATTCCCAAAAATCCTTCTAAGAAATTCGTGTATCATCTCTTAGAAGAGCAATATGAAGCGTTTAATCATTATCATTCCATTACAACAGATTTGCCCGATCCATTAGGTGTTGCAAGACAATTTATGAGCGATAAAGTAGCACTTTTTTGTGCTTTGTTTGCTTATGGGAATGCAAGGGCAATTGTGCGATTTTTAGAATCTTGCAATTTATATTTTTTGGATCAAGCAAGCTATAAATCCCACCATAATCTGCATTTAAATGAGATTCCTTATTGCACAAATAAGCCTTATCGCTTTCAAAACCAAGATGAAATACAAGATTTTTTTGAATCTCTTTTGATGAGTGGGGATTTATATGAAATTTTTTATCGAGCTTATAAAAAGGATTCTTTGTTAAAAGGGATTGAAGCTTTACAGAATTATCTTTATAGTAATCTCAAAAAAACAACAAAAAGCTTAGAGTTTCTTATTGGCAAATCTCAATCAAATTCTCCTTTGAAGCGTTGGAATATGTTCTTGCGTTGGATGGTGCGTAAAGATTGCGTTGATCTTGGACTTTGGGAAGGAATTAAGCGGAGTGATTTGATTTTGCCTTTGGATACGCACACTTTTAGAGTGTCTCAAAGGCTTGGTATTTTAAAGAGAAAAAGCTATGATTTAAAGGCGGCTTTAGAAGTCAGTGAGTTTCTTAAAAAGCTAGATTTAAATGACCCAATCAAATATGATTTTGCACTTTATAGGATTGGTCAGCTAGGGCTTATCTAG
- a CDS encoding peptidoglycan DD-metalloendopeptidase family protein, whose protein sequence is MQQIQILVFRFLCVFGCLLSSLVAANIQESQWENGQTLLTFFEKNSIPLKVYYDLPREDKELADEIVSGNTFYTLYDEEGKLLQALIPINENSQLHIYKQDSTYGMRAIPIVYLQKEHNIALSVESLLYNDIVKYTGDTFLASDFIQAYKGSVNFKRQIKRGDKLAIIYERKYRLGKVFGSPNIKASILQTSDEEKYVVRYDGNFYDLQGNNLNKYLFMIPLQYKRISSHFSMGRKHPILGYKRPHLGTDYAAPRHTPIKAAAQGKVIFAGTKGGYGKTVIIQHENGYRTLYGHMHKINKGIRTGVYVSQGKQIGTVGSTGLSTGPHLHFGLYKNGSAINPQKHLRIATIKLKGKEKEEFSILAKSFQDKLGVILANNLENEPFKKMQNSYIVYLSEEIGNNEDTKRNN, encoded by the coding sequence ATGCAGCAAATTCAAATTTTGGTTTTTAGATTCCTTTGTGTTTTTGGGTGTTTGTTATCCAGTCTAGTAGCAGCGAATATTCAAGAATCGCAATGGGAAAATGGGCAGACTTTACTAACATTTTTTGAAAAAAATTCAATTCCTCTTAAAGTTTATTATGATTTGCCGCGTGAAGATAAAGAGTTAGCCGATGAAATTGTGAGTGGAAATACTTTTTATACTCTTTATGATGAAGAAGGAAAATTGTTACAAGCTTTGATACCAATTAATGAAAATTCTCAACTGCATATTTATAAACAAGATTCAACTTATGGGATGCGTGCTATTCCGATTGTTTATCTTCAAAAGGAACACAATATTGCCCTTTCTGTGGAGAGCTTACTTTATAATGATATTGTGAAATATACTGGCGATACTTTTCTTGCATCGGATTTTATTCAGGCTTATAAAGGGAGTGTGAATTTTAAAAGGCAAATAAAAAGGGGTGATAAATTAGCTATTATTTATGAGCGAAAATACCGATTAGGTAAGGTTTTTGGTAGTCCTAATATCAAGGCTTCTATTTTGCAAACGAGCGATGAGGAAAAATATGTGGTTCGCTATGATGGGAATTTTTATGATTTACAAGGAAATAATTTAAATAAGTATCTTTTTATGATTCCTTTGCAATATAAGAGAATCTCCTCTCATTTCTCAATGGGGAGAAAGCACCCAATTCTTGGCTATAAACGCCCACATTTAGGCACAGATTATGCAGCGCCAAGACACACTCCAATCAAAGCAGCCGCTCAAGGCAAAGTGATTTTTGCAGGAACTAAAGGTGGATATGGTAAAACCGTGATTATTCAACATGAAAATGGATATCGCACACTCTATGGGCATATGCATAAAATAAATAAAGGAATTAGGACAGGAGTTTATGTTTCTCAAGGCAAACAGATAGGAACAGTCGGTAGCACAGGGCTTAGCACAGGACCTCATTTGCATTTTGGACTTTATAAGAATGGTAGTGCTATTAATCCGCAAAAACATTTGAGAATCGCTACAATTAAGCTTAAAGGCAAGGAAAAAGAAGAGTTTTCTATTCTTGCAAAATCATTTCAAGATAAATTAGGTGTGATTTTAGCGAATAATCTTGAAAATGAGCCTTTCAAAAAAATGCAAAATTCCTACATAGTGTATCTTAGTGAGGAAATAGGAAATAATGAAGACACCAAAAGAAATAACTAA
- the dnaJ gene encoding molecular chaperone DnaJ — translation MEEFDYYEVLEVQRNASGDEIKKAYRKMALKYHPDRNPDDKEAEEMFKKVNEAYQILSDKEKRQIYDTYGKKGLESSGFGFGDMGESIFDIFNSVFGGNFGGFGGFSQRSKKNEKYPRDLGIALELTFQEAVFGCKKEIEILYKKSCDSCQGSGAKDGKVETCKVCKGSGRETFSQGFMTFAQTCSKCNGSGQMISEKCEKCHGKGYKEEKEKFEVNIPEGVDSHNQIRVTQRGNLMPDGTRGDLYIEIQALEDEHFIRHHNDIYLEVPVFFTLVMLGGTIKIPALTKELELKIPIGVKDKQQFVFHGEGVKSVNGNKKGNFIAVVNITYPTKLDEKQKSLLNELHQSFGYEEAKPINCLEGLVDKIKNWFK, via the coding sequence TTGGAAGAATTTGATTATTATGAAGTATTAGAAGTGCAACGCAATGCAAGTGGAGATGAAATTAAAAAAGCTTATCGCAAAATGGCTTTAAAATATCATCCAGATAGAAACCCTGATGATAAAGAAGCCGAAGAAATGTTTAAAAAAGTCAATGAAGCCTATCAAATTTTAAGTGACAAAGAAAAAAGACAAATTTATGATACTTATGGCAAAAAAGGATTAGAGAGTAGCGGATTTGGATTTGGCGATATGGGAGAAAGTATTTTTGATATTTTCAATTCGGTATTTGGTGGTAATTTTGGAGGTTTTGGTGGATTTAGCCAAAGAAGTAAAAAAAATGAAAAATACCCACGCGATTTGGGAATAGCCCTTGAACTCACTTTTCAAGAAGCAGTTTTTGGCTGCAAAAAGGAAATAGAAATACTCTATAAAAAATCTTGCGATTCTTGCCAAGGAAGTGGTGCAAAAGATGGAAAGGTAGAAACTTGCAAAGTTTGTAAAGGTAGCGGTAGAGAAACTTTTTCACAAGGATTTATGACTTTTGCTCAAACCTGCTCTAAATGCAATGGAAGTGGGCAAATGATTAGTGAAAAATGCGAAAAATGCCACGGCAAAGGTTATAAAGAAGAAAAAGAAAAATTTGAAGTTAATATCCCAGAAGGCGTTGATAGCCACAATCAAATTCGAGTAACCCAACGCGGAAATCTTATGCCAGATGGCACAAGAGGCGATTTATATATTGAAATCCAAGCCCTAGAAGATGAACATTTTATCCGCCATCACAATGATATTTATTTAGAAGTCCCTGTGTTTTTCACTCTTGTAATGCTTGGAGGAACTATTAAGATTCCAGCCCTTACTAAGGAATTAGAACTTAAAATCCCCATTGGCGTCAAAGACAAACAACAATTTGTTTTCCATGGTGAAGGTGTGAAAAGTGTCAATGGCAATAAAAAAGGAAATTTCATCGCAGTTGTAAATATCACTTATCCTACCAAACTAGATGAGAAGCAAAAATCTCTACTCAATGAATTACATCAATCCTTTGGCTATGAAGAAGCAAAACCTATTAATTGTTTAGAAGGACTTGTGGATAAAATTAAAAATTGGTTCAAATAA
- the flgK gene encoding flagellar hook-associated protein FlgK yields the protein MGGLLSSLNTPYTGLTGHQVMVDTVSNNIANANNEFYSRQVVRSSAQTPLQTSSNYVIGQGLNIISVERVHDEYTFSRYKKASMEKTYYEKSFEGLKEASSYYPEVDGVGIYNDLQNYFNAWKDLSTKSGDSAQKIALAEQASTLANNISSTRDRLVNLQQSLNNELKVAVDEVNRLGEQIAQLNKKIAEYEYQELNQKANDLRDLRDQYEFEINNLIGCDVFKQGVKGSACVDENIADFDDGYTLTIGGKAIVDGTSFHPLTLDNSQNPSGIYTIKYLRSDHKEYNLTNAINEGKVGAILDLIRTEDVLDCNGTLGKLQVYINDLDTFANGLIEATNNIYAQSSQLSAKSDTLNINSQDALVTSDYNINSGSFKVVMYNKQGQEIGSRSVNIDNLTSMQDVLDQLNANIDDNGNMNASDDFDDRFVATFNNDSKTFTITSKNPSEEIYISIQDDGTNFAGALGINRFFAGNSADNIELAEPYKSDATLIRAYREPVDGNFEVANLMQQLQYDKITFTSQDGTQQEETISGYFRYIAGKVSSQTESTQITLETKEAVYISIKQEYKAISEVSVDDELINLIKYQSGYSANAKMVSTIDEMLNTLLGIKG from the coding sequence ATGGGTGGATTACTTTCTTCTTTAAATACGCCTTACACTGGATTAACTGGACACCAAGTGATGGTGGATACCGTGAGCAATAATATCGCTAATGCCAATAACGAATTTTACTCCCGTCAAGTCGTTAGGAGCTCAGCACAGACACCACTCCAAACTTCGTCTAATTATGTCATTGGACAAGGACTAAATATTATAAGCGTTGAACGCGTCCATGATGAATACACCTTTTCTCGCTACAAAAAAGCAAGTATGGAAAAAACCTATTATGAAAAAAGTTTTGAAGGGTTAAAAGAAGCCTCATCTTATTATCCAGAGGTTGATGGGGTAGGAATCTACAATGACTTGCAAAATTATTTCAATGCTTGGAAAGATCTATCAACAAAATCTGGAGATTCTGCTCAAAAAATTGCTCTTGCCGAACAAGCTTCAACCCTTGCTAACAATATCTCTAGCACAAGAGATAGACTTGTTAATCTCCAACAAAGCTTAAATAATGAGCTTAAAGTCGCTGTTGATGAAGTTAATCGCTTGGGAGAACAAATTGCTCAACTTAACAAAAAAATTGCCGAATATGAATATCAAGAACTTAATCAAAAAGCCAATGATTTAAGAGATTTAAGAGATCAATATGAATTTGAAATTAATAATCTCATTGGATGCGATGTTTTTAAACAAGGAGTTAAAGGGAGTGCTTGTGTAGATGAAAATATTGCCGATTTTGATGATGGCTACACGCTCACTATTGGAGGAAAGGCGATTGTTGATGGCACTTCATTTCATCCACTCACTCTTGATAATTCTCAAAATCCAAGCGGAATCTATACAATTAAATATCTAAGAAGCGATCATAAAGAATACAATCTTACCAATGCCATCAATGAAGGAAAAGTGGGTGCTATACTTGATTTAATCCGTACTGAAGATGTGTTAGATTGCAATGGAACTTTAGGCAAATTACAAGTTTATATCAATGATTTAGACACCTTTGCAAATGGACTTATTGAGGCTACAAATAATATCTATGCACAAAGCTCACAGCTAAGTGCAAAAAGTGATACCTTAAATATCAATAGCCAAGATGCGTTAGTTACTAGTGATTATAATATCAATTCTGGAAGTTTTAAAGTAGTAATGTATAACAAACAAGGACAAGAAATTGGCTCAAGGAGTGTTAATATCGACAATCTTACAAGTATGCAAGATGTTTTAGATCAACTCAATGCCAACATTGATGACAATGGCAATATGAATGCTAGCGATGATTTTGATGATCGCTTTGTAGCTACCTTTAATAATGATTCAAAGACATTCACTATCACTTCAAAAAACCCATCAGAAGAAATTTATATTTCCATTCAAGATGATGGGACAAATTTTGCAGGAGCACTTGGAATCAATCGATTTTTTGCTGGAAATAGTGCTGACAATATCGAACTAGCCGAACCTTATAAAAGCGATGCAACATTGATTCGTGCTTACCGAGAACCTGTTGATGGGAACTTTGAAGTTGCCAACCTTATGCAACAACTCCAATATGACAAAATTACTTTCACAAGTCAAGATGGAACACAACAAGAAGAAACCATTAGTGGATATTTTCGTTATATTGCTGGAAAAGTCTCTTCCCAAACTGAAAGCACGCAAATCACACTAGAAACTAAAGAAGCAGTTTATATCTCTATCAAGCAAGAATACAAAGCGATTTCTGAAGTCTCTGTAGATGATGAACTCATTAACCTCATCAAATACCAAAGCGGTTATAGTGCTAATGCCAAAATGGTTTCAACCATTGATGAAATGCTAAACACTCTACTTGGCATCAAAGGCTAG
- a CDS encoding potassium/proton antiporter has product MAEIVANLNLYIVIIGVILFISVYASKISEKIGIPLLLVFLGIGMLLGSEGIGGIEFDNALLTQAIGTIALIFILYSGGLDTFWEEVKPVAINGILLATFGVLITALVMACFIYLILDFTFLESMLLGSIVSSTDAAAVFMILRSQKIRLKNNIRPLLELESGSNDPMAIFLTIIVLQILTMPQANVVSEWFFYFVIQFAIGGVLGLVCGYLFPKICQFINISQAGLYPLISVAWLFMIFGLSSLLGGNGFLSIYIAGIMTNKFAFPNKAHIIAFHDVIAWMMQIVVFLVLGLLVFPSELPEVAIQALILSLVLIFIARPMSVFISLMKSKYSTKEKAYISWVGLRGAVPIILATYPYAYKLENSHMIFNVVFFMVLVSVLLQGITIGFMAKRLGIIEE; this is encoded by the coding sequence ATGGCAGAGATTGTAGCGAATTTAAATCTTTATATTGTCATCATTGGTGTGATTTTGTTTATCAGTGTTTATGCAAGTAAAATTTCAGAGAAAATTGGAATCCCATTATTGCTTGTGTTTTTAGGGATTGGAATGTTGCTTGGAAGTGAAGGGATTGGCGGAATCGAATTTGATAATGCACTTCTAACTCAAGCCATAGGGACAATTGCATTGATTTTTATTTTGTATAGCGGAGGGCTTGATACTTTTTGGGAAGAAGTGAAGCCAGTTGCAATTAATGGAATCTTACTTGCAACATTTGGTGTTTTAATTACAGCTTTGGTGATGGCTTGTTTTATTTATTTGATTTTAGATTTTACATTTTTAGAATCAATGCTTTTGGGTTCGATTGTTTCTTCTACAGATGCCGCAGCAGTTTTTATGATTCTGCGTTCTCAAAAGATTAGGCTTAAAAATAATATCCGTCCGCTTTTGGAATTGGAATCAGGAAGCAATGATCCTATGGCAATTTTTTTAACAATTATTGTTTTGCAAATTCTTACGATGCCCCAAGCTAATGTGGTGAGTGAATGGTTTTTTTATTTTGTTATACAATTTGCGATTGGAGGGGTGCTCGGGCTAGTGTGTGGATATCTATTTCCTAAGATTTGCCAGTTTATTAATATTTCTCAAGCGGGGCTTTATCCTCTTATTAGTGTAGCGTGGTTATTTATGATTTTTGGACTTTCTTCACTTTTAGGGGGAAATGGTTTTTTGAGCATTTATATTGCAGGAATTATGACAAATAAATTTGCTTTTCCTAATAAAGCACATATTATTGCTTTTCACGATGTGATTGCTTGGATGATGCAAATTGTAGTGTTTTTGGTTTTAGGTTTGTTGGTGTTCCCATCAGAACTCCCAGAAGTAGCTATTCAAGCCTTAATCCTTTCTTTGGTGTTAATTTTTATTGCGCGTCCAATGAGTGTGTTTATTTCTCTAATGAAGAGTAAATATAGCACTAAAGAAAAAGCTTATATTTCGTGGGTGGGATTGAGGGGAGCGGTGCCTATTATTTTAGCCACTTATCCTTATGCTTATAAGCTTGAAAATTCACATATGATTTTTAATGTGGTGTTTTTTATGGTGCTTGTTTCAGTGCTTTTACAGGGAATTACGATTGGTTTTATGGCAAAACGACTTGGAATTATTGAAGAGTAG
- the recR gene encoding recombination mediator RecR, translated as MKSLPESFVKLVESLEKLPSIGKKSAMRLAYFLAFEDKFSALQIAHNIEHCMQELRICEECFGISKEPVCEICSNAMRNNGELCILTSPKDIFLLEESGEFHGKYFVITSLEALNLKLLENKIIKDKVTEVIFALSPSLKSDSLMLYLEDKLSHLDLQFTKIAQGVPTGVSLENIDQLSIIRALQSRVKI; from the coding sequence ATGAAATCGCTTCCAGAGAGTTTTGTAAAACTAGTAGAATCTTTAGAAAAACTTCCAAGTATAGGGAAAAAATCAGCAATGCGTCTTGCTTATTTTTTGGCTTTTGAGGATAAATTCAGTGCTTTGCAGATTGCTCATAATATTGAACATTGTATGCAAGAATTGCGGATTTGTGAAGAGTGCTTTGGGATTAGTAAAGAGCCAGTTTGTGAGATTTGTTCAAATGCGATGCGAAATAATGGAGAGCTTTGTATTCTTACAAGTCCCAAAGATATTTTTTTGTTAGAAGAAAGTGGTGAATTTCACGGGAAGTATTTTGTGATTACTTCTTTAGAAGCACTTAATTTGAAACTTTTAGAAAATAAAATCATCAAAGATAAAGTTACAGAAGTGATTTTTGCACTTAGTCCTTCTTTGAAGAGTGATAGTTTAATGCTATATTTAGAAGATAAACTTAGTCATTTAGATTTACAATTTACGAAGATTGCACAAGGAGTGCCAACAGGTGTGAGTTTAGAAAATATTGATCAGCTCTCTATTATTCGTGCTTTGCAATCTCGCGTGAAGATTTAA
- a CDS encoding extracellular solute-binding protein: MRYLFFLFFFALYLFSADTYSNNAFAINGEVKYKNFKHFDYVNPDAPKGGHIKEYAIGTFDSFYDFLLKGTSAQGLHLIYDTLMVRSLDEPSSQYGLIAKQIQRAKDNTFVIFHLDPNARFNDGKEITAFDVEFSFNLIAHGENPSMNRYYADIKEAIVVDKHTIRFNFKDSKNRELALILGDLPILPKHYYETTTPKANPLRIPLGSGPYKIESFEAGRSITYKRVENYWAKDHPTRIGYFNFDRITFDYYKDDSVALEAFKAGRYDYRQEMSAKNWALGYNGKALKNGEIIKQEILHSLSSGMQGFVFNLRKNIFQDIKVREALGLAFDFEWSNKNLFFNQYARTTSFFDNSEFASVGIPLGEELKLLESFKDNLPQELFTQSFKLPTTQGNGNNRDNLKKAQKLLKEAGFVTKNGKLYDKNNQPFVFELLLVSPAMERVAIPFAKNLQILGIEMKIRLVDISQYINQLRTFDYDMIVGVFPQSLSPGNEQSFFWGSSAADAEGSYNYAGIKNPVIDSLIQKVINAEDYQDLLTATRALDRVLLWNYYVIPHYHTKTFRIAFWNFLEHPKITPIYDVGFETWWVNENKLLKIQENYPSFRR; this comes from the coding sequence ATGCGTTATTTATTTTTTCTTTTTTTCTTTGCTTTATATCTTTTTAGTGCGGACACCTACAGCAACAATGCCTTTGCTATCAATGGTGAAGTAAAATACAAAAACTTCAAACATTTTGACTATGTTAATCCTGATGCCCCAAAGGGAGGACATATCAAAGAATATGCCATTGGAACTTTTGATAGTTTTTATGATTTTTTACTTAAAGGCACAAGTGCTCAAGGATTACACCTTATTTATGATACTTTAATGGTGCGTTCTTTAGATGAACCAAGTAGCCAATATGGGCTTATTGCCAAACAAATCCAAAGAGCAAAAGACAATACCTTTGTCATTTTTCATCTTGATCCTAATGCAAGATTTAACGATGGTAAGGAAATTACGGCTTTTGATGTTGAATTTAGTTTTAACCTTATCGCACACGGAGAAAATCCTTCAATGAATCGCTACTATGCGGACATTAAAGAAGCTATTGTGGTGGATAAACACACCATTCGTTTTAATTTTAAAGATTCTAAAAATCGAGAATTAGCTTTAATTCTAGGGGATTTACCTATTCTTCCTAAACACTATTATGAAACCACAACCCCCAAAGCAAACCCACTAAGAATCCCACTTGGAAGTGGTCCTTATAAAATCGAATCTTTTGAAGCTGGGCGTAGCATCACTTATAAAAGAGTAGAAAACTATTGGGCAAAAGATCACCCAACACGCATTGGATATTTTAATTTTGATCGAATCACTTTTGATTATTACAAAGATGATTCTGTAGCACTTGAGGCTTTTAAGGCAGGGAGATACGACTACAGACAAGAAATGAGTGCTAAAAATTGGGCTTTAGGTTATAATGGCAAGGCACTCAAAAATGGCGAAATTATTAAACAAGAAATCTTGCACTCTCTCTCTAGCGGAATGCAAGGTTTTGTTTTTAATTTACGCAAAAATATTTTTCAAGACATCAAAGTAAGAGAAGCTTTAGGGTTAGCATTTGACTTTGAATGGAGCAATAAAAATCTCTTTTTCAATCAATATGCAAGGACAACAAGCTTTTTTGATAATTCCGAATTTGCAAGCGTTGGAATTCCACTTGGAGAAGAATTAAAACTCCTTGAATCTTTTAAAGATAATCTCCCACAAGAGCTTTTTACACAAAGTTTTAAACTCCCTACCACACAAGGCAATGGAAACAATAGAGACAATCTTAAAAAAGCACAAAAACTTCTCAAAGAAGCTGGTTTTGTAACAAAAAATGGTAAGCTTTATGATAAAAACAATCAACCATTTGTTTTTGAACTTTTACTCGTTTCTCCTGCGATGGAACGCGTTGCTATACCCTTTGCTAAGAACCTGCAAATTTTAGGTATTGAAATGAAAATTAGACTAGTTGATATTAGTCAATATATTAACCAACTTCGCACTTTTGATTATGATATGATTGTAGGGGTTTTCCCTCAAAGTCTCTCTCCAGGCAATGAGCAAAGCTTTTTTTGGGGATCTAGCGCTGCTGATGCAGAGGGCAGCTATAATTACGCAGGAATCAAAAATCCTGTCATTGATTCTCTCATACAAAAAGTGATTAATGCTGAAGACTATCAAGACTTGCTCACTGCAACAAGGGCACTTGATAGAGTGCTTTTGTGGAATTATTATGTGATTCCCCATTATCATACAAAAACCTTCCGAATTGCTTTTTGGAATTTTTTAGAACACCCCAAAATTACTCCTATTTATGATGTAGGATTTGAAACTTGGTGGGTTAATGAAAATAAACTCCTAAAAATACAAGAAAACTATCCTTCTTTTAGGCGCTAA